In one Sebastes umbrosus isolate fSebUmb1 chromosome 13, fSebUmb1.pri, whole genome shotgun sequence genomic region, the following are encoded:
- the nfe2l2a gene encoding nuclear factor erythroid 2-related factor 2a has product MMEMEVMHSSPQDMELIDILWKQDIDLGARREVFDYNHRQKEHELRRQRELEEKKRQHLVLEQEKALLAQLQLDEETGEYIPRPPPSAPLQSAVTPLEVTQNVGFTEDNGDAMSFDECLQLLAETFPVEETENASVCLDTTAVSVPMISPEQPALPPATLSPGPLPPPPQQTQQRTSPDLEQAWMELLSLPELQQCLNMQMADTLETTTYPLPNSPEVQNPNYTFYPMNLTDEETNRLNVCPAEFMNTFDGSVPSMAPSDNLSQMKAEAPQLNANFTADSFCDIFYPNAILEESSGRHSLEGNEKNGLCDIPNKPPFTPVDLYSLSSGDAFDRGKQNLTADLPDSDSGISSNTSPNASSTGKSVYGDESFGYSDSDMEEMDHNPGSAESDYSEMFSLNFQPDDLHPSISLSVPLGQSQQQQEKKPKHHKTDPAEESGHNSAPFTKDKHKKRSEKRLSRDEQRAKALKIPFTVDMIINLPVDDFNEMMSKHHLNEAQLALVRDIRRRGKNKVAAQNCRKRKMENIVGLETNLDSLKDEKDRLQSEKSQNTASLKEMKQQLNSLYLEVFSMLRDEKGNSYSPSEYSLQQSTDGNVFLVPRIKKTFIKSEDSLLSPL; this is encoded by the exons ATGATGGAAATGGAGGTGATGCATTCCAGTCCTCAG GACATGGAGCTGATTGACATACTGTGGAAGCAGGACATTGATCTCGGCGCCAGGCGCGAGGTGTTTGACTACAACCACCGTCAGAAAGAGCATGAGCTGCGGAGGCAGCGGGAGCTGGAGGAAAAGAAGAGGCAGCATCTGGTGCTGGAGCAGGAGAAGGCCCTGCTGGCACAGCTGCAGCTCGACGAGGAGACGGGAGAGTACATACCCCGCCCGCCACCCAGCGCCCCACTGCAGTCAGCTGTCACACCTCTAGAGGTTACACAG AATGTCGGCTTCACAGAAGATAACGGTGACGCCATGTCATTTGATGAATGTCTGCAGCTACTGGCGGAGACATTTCCTGTAGAGGAAACTGAG AACGCCTCAGTTTGCTTGGACACAACTGCCGTTTCAGTACCCATGATTTCCCCCGAGCAGCCGGCTCTGCCACCGGCCACCCTCTCCCCAGGTCCACTACCGCCACCACCACAACAGACACAACAGAGGACGTCCCCAGATTTGGAACAGGCCTGGATGGAGCTTTTGTCCCTCCCTGAGCTGCAG CAATGCCTGAACATGCAGATGGCGGACACACTGGAGACCACAACTTATCCTCTTCCAAACAGCCCTGAAGTGCAGAATCCAAACTACACTTTTTACCCCATGAATCTCACAGACGAAGAAACAAACCGTTTAAATGTTTGTCCTGCAGAGTTTATGAATACATTTGATGGCTCTGTTCCCAGCATGGCCCCATCAGACAATCTCAGCCAGATGAAGGCGGAAGCTCCCCAGTTAAATGCTAACTTCACTGCAGACAGTTTCTGTGACATATTTTACCCCAACGCCATCCTGGAAGAGAGCAGTGGTCGACACAGCCTtgaaggaaatgaaaaaaacgGCTTGTGTGATATCCCAAACAAGCCTCCCTTCACACCGGTGGATCTTTACAGCCTCTCGTCTGGAGATGCGTTCGACAGAGGCAAACAGAATCTCACGGCAGATTTGCCAGACTCGGATTCGGGAATCTCGTCAAACACGAGTCCGAATGCTAGTTCGACTGGGAAGTCTGTGTACGGAGACGAGTCGTTTGGTTACAGCGAttcagacatggaggagatggaCCACAACCCTGGAAGCGCAGAATCCGACTACTCAGAGATGTTCTCGCTAAACTTCCAACCTGATGATCTTCATCCGtcaatttctctctctgtgccgCTAGGGCAGtcacaacagcagcaggagaagAAACCCAAACACCACAAGACGGACCCGGCGGAGGAGAGCGGCCACAACAGCGCCCCCTTCACCAAAGACAAGCACAAGAAACGCTCGGAGAAGCGTCTCTCCAGAGACGAGCAGAGGGCTAAGGCCCTCAAAATCCCTTTCACTGTCGACATGATCATCAATCTGCCCGTTGACGACTTCAACGAGATGATGTCGAAACACCATCTGAACGAGGCCCAGCTGGCCCTGGTCCGAGACATACGCCGCCGTGGCAAGAACAAGGTGGCTGCCCAGAACTGCCGCAAGCGCAAGATGGAGAACATAGTGGGCCTGGAGACCAACCTGGACTCGCTGAAGGATGAGAAGGACCGTCTGCAGAGCGAAAAGAGCCAGAACACGGCGAGCCTGAAGGAAATGAAGCAGCAACTCAACAGCTTGTACCTGGAGGTCTTCAGCATGTTGAGGGACGAGAAGGGGAACTCCTACTCCCCCTCCGAGTACTCCCTCCAGCAGTCAACCGACGGCAACGTCTTCCTCGTCCCTCGCATCAAAAAGACTTTCATCAAAAGCGAGGACAGCCTCTTGTCCCCTTTGTAA